The nucleotide sequence CACGATCCGACGGACGTCCGGGTGGAGATCGACCTCTCCCTCTCCGGGCTGGACCAGGCCGCGGCGACGGCGCAGGCGGTTCAGCGTGCCGTCGGCAAGGCGGTCACCGAGGCGACCGGGCTCACCCCGTCGGCCGTCTCGGTGTCCATTTTGGACATCGAAATCCGTGGAGGACTGTTGTGACCGCACGATCCGAACTGACCGCGTCCCTGCTGAGCACCCTCCGCGAGGTGCCGGGGCTGCGCGCGGCCACGCCGTCGACCACCGCCGCCGCCTCGGCGGTGCCGTGGGACCTCGACGTGATGGCCGTCGACATCTCCGAGAACGTCGTCGAGATCCGCGTGGTCGCGCTGGAGGTACCGATCCCGCCGCTCACGGAGGTCGCCGGGGCGGCCTTGCGCGCGGTGCTCACCGGAACCCCGTGGGAGAACGCGGACCTGCGGATCGTCGTGACCGACGTGGACGCCGCCGCACTCGTTCCCTGACCCGAAAAAATCGCGGTGGCCACGCCCGGAAGCGTGGCCACCGCGATCATGGGGTGGGGACCTAGTTCTTGTTGGTGCCCGGCGTCAGCACCTTGTCGATGACGAAGACGGTGGCGTTCTTGGTGGGGATGTTGCCGCACAGCACCTTCGCGCCGTTGACGGTCATGTTCTCGCCGGAACCCTCGATCTTCACCGGGCCGCCCGCGGTGTTCAGGCTCTCCACGGACTTGGCGGACTCCAGGCCCTTGGCGTCGTAACGCTTGCCGACGACGTGGTACTGCAGGATCGGGGCCAGCTGGTCCGGCTTGCCCGCCAGCTCGGTGAACTTGGCGTCACCCAGGGCCTGGAAGGCCGGGTCCGCCGGGGCGAACACGGTGATGGCCTGCTGGCTGTTGAGGGTGTCGACCAGGTTGGTGGCCTTGACCGCGGCGACCAGCTTGGTCAGCAGCGGGTTGGTCGACGCGGCACTGGCGACCGGCTGCGGGCCCATCGAGTCCAGCGAGCCGGGCGCACTGCCCTGCGGCAGCTGCGAACAGGCCGGGCCGAACACGTCGGCGTTGGTGGTGACGCCGTCACCCGAGGCGGCGCTGGACATCGGGGCCGACATCGACGAGGACGGGGCGGGCGCGGGGGCACTGCTGGAGCTGCCGGACGAAGCGCTGTCGTTGCTGCTGCAGGCGGCCAGGGCCAGCGCGGTGACCGCGGTGAAACCGATTCCTGCGACGCGAAGCTTGCTCACGGAAAATCACTCCATTTGTTTTTCGGACTCTTGCCGGGTATTCGGACCTACTGCGAAATCGGATTGCCCCTCTTTCGAGTGACGCCGATCACCGTGCGGTGAAACTGATGACATGCCAGCCCGTCGCGCCGTCCGGAACGGTTCCCGCGCGGGCGTCGGTCTGGGTGTAACCGGATTTGTCGACAGCCCGGACGGTGACCTGGTGACTGCCGGCCGGGACCTCGAATTCGGTCCACCACATCCGCCAGGTGTTGACGCCCACCTCACGGGAAAGCGTTGCGGGCTGCCAGTTCCCGTTCGCGCCGAGCCGGACTTCGACCCGCTCGACACCGGTGTGCTGCGCCCACGCCACGCCCGAAACGCGGACCTTCCCCGCGGGCACCGTTTCGAATCCTTTCGGACTGTCGATCCTGGACTGCGTTTTGATCGGGGCCTGTTCACCCCAGCCGCGGTCGAGCCAGTACGCGCGGCGCGCTTTCCAGGTGGTGATCTCCAGGTCCTTAACCCACTTCGTCGCCGAAACATAGCCATAGAGACCCGGGATGACCATTCGCGCGGGAAAACCGTGTTCGACCGGGAGGGGTTCGCCGTTCATCCCGATCGCCAGCATCGCGCCCCGCTCCGGGTCGAGCGCGGCCACGACCGGGCTGCCCGCCGTCCAGCCGTCGACACTGGTGGAGAAGATCTGCTCCGCACCCGGCAGGACTTCGGCCTCCCGCAGCAGATCCCCGAGGTCGACGCCGATGAAGTTCGCCGTGGACACATAGGTCCCGCCGACCTCGTTGGACACGCAGGTCATGGTGATGGTGCGCTCGATCAGCGGCCGGTTGCGGATCTCGTCGTAGCTGAAGCGTTTTTCGTTGCGCACCATGCCATGCAGCCGGAGGCTCCAGTCCTCGGCCCGGACCTGCGGCACCGACAGCGCGGTGTCGACGCGGTAGAAGTCACGGTTCGAGGTGAGGAACGTCGGCGTGCCCAGTTTGGCGAAATCCGCGTCGGCCGGGATCGGCGGTGCCGGCTTGGCGGGAACGAGGCGTCCGATGGCCGTCCGGGAAGACTCCGCGTCCCGGGTGCCGGCGAGGAGCTGCCCTCCGGCGCCCGCCGCACCCGCGGCGACGACGGCACCGGCTCCGGCCAGCAGCACCGACCTGCGGGACGGAGCGGCGCCGGAAGACTCCTCCTCGGCCCGCGACCTGGCCGAGGCCAGGCGATGCAACCAGAGGAAGACGCCGACCCCGGCGATCAGGCTGGCCAGCGGCGCGAGCAGCGCGACCGTCGAGAGGTCGGGGCGCTGCGACACGGCGAACCCGCCCAGCAGACCGAAGGCGGCGATCAGCACGACCCCCGGAACGGGTGACCGGCGCGAGACGACCCCCGCCACGGCTGCGGCGAGCACCATCACGACGGCCATCCCGCCGAGCAGCACGAGCTTGTCGTAGACGCCGAACGTCCGGACCGCGAAGTCCTTCAGCTCCACCGGCGTCAGATCGATCGCCCCGTTGCCGACCGCGAGGTACGGCGAGGCGTTGGCGCTGAGGAACCCGGCCACCAGATGACCGGCCGCCAGCGCCGCGGCGAGGGCCACGACACCGATCAGCGCCGCCCCGAAGAGAGGAAGGCGTGGTTCCCGGTCGGCCCGCGAAGTCTTCATGTCAGGTATTCGGCACCATCGGGCCCGCGGACTGGTTTTCCTTTCACCACAACGAAAAGGCGCCTTTCACACAGAGCCGCGCCCAGTATTCGTGGCCGACCGGCCCGCGGACAGGTCACGAAAGGGACACGACCCCGAATGCGTGCGATCACGCGAGTCACGCCACCCACCCGAGTTGCCCTGCTCACCCCGGCTTGCATGGTCATACACACCTATGCATATACTTCCATCATGTCCAAGGTACTCACCTCTCTGCCTGTCGGCGAACGCGTCGGGATCGCCTTCTCCGGCGGCCTCGACACCTCGGTAGCGGTCGCGTGGATGCGCGAGAAGGGTGCAGTGCCGTGCACCTACACCGCTGACATCGGCCAGTACGACGAACCCGACATCGCGTCGGTCCCGGGCCGGGCGAAGGCCTACGGCGCCGAGATCGCGCGCGCCGTCGACTGCAAGGCCGCGCTGGTCGAGGAAGGGCTCGCGGCGCTGGCCTGCGGCGCCTTCCACATCCGCAACGGCGGCCGCACCTACTTCAACACGACCCCGCTCGGCCGCGCGGTCACCGGCACGCTGCTGGTGCGCGCGATGCTCGAGGACGACGTCCAGATCTGGGGCGACGGGTCCACCTTCAAGGGCAACGACATCGAGCGGTTCTACCGTTACGGGCTGCTCGCGAACCCGTCCCTGCGGATCTACAAACCGTGGCTGGACGCCGCGTTCGTCAGCGAGCTCGGCGGCCGCAAGGAGATGTCCGAGTGGCTGCAGGCCCACGGCCTGCCGTACCGGGACAGCACCGAGAAGGCCTACTCCACCGACGCGAACATCTGGGGCGCGACGCACGAGGCCAAGTCGCTGGAGCACCTCGACACCGGCATCGAGATCGTGAACCCGATCATGGGCGTCCGGTTCTGGGACCCCGAGGTCGAGATCGCGCCGGAGGACGTCACGATCGGCTTCGAGCAGGGCCGCCCGGTGACGATCAACGGCAAGGAGTTCGCCACCGCGGTCGACCTGGTCCTGGAGGCCAACGCCATCGGCGGGCGGCACGGGCTCGGCATGTCCGACCAGATCGAGAACCGGATCATCGAGGCCAAGAGCCGCGGTATCTACGAGGCGCCGGGCATGGCGCTGCTGCACGCGGCGTACGAGCGGCTCGTCAACGCGATCCACAACGAGGACACCCTCGCCAGCTACCACAACGAAGGCCGTCGTCTCGGCAGGCTCATGTACGAAGGCCGCTGGCTGGACCCGCAGGCGATGATGCTGCGCGAATCACTGCAGCGGTGGGTCGGCGCGGCCGTCACCGGCGAGGTCACCCTGCGGCTGCGGCGCGGCGAGGACTACTCGATCCTCGACACCACCGGCCCGTTCTTCAGCTACCACCCGGACAAGCTGTCCATGGAGCGCACCGAGGACTCGGCGTTCGGCCCGGTGGACCGGATCGGCCAGCTCACCATGCGGAACCTCGACATCGCGGACTCGCGCGCCAAGCTCGAGCAGTACGCCGGGCTCGGCATGGTCGGTGGCGGGCACCCGACCCTGATCGGCGCCGCGCAGGCCGCGTCGACCGGTCTGATCGGGGCCATGGACGCGGGCGGCGCGCAGGCGATCGCCTCGCGTGGCAAGGCCTCGGGCGAGGACGAACTGCTGGACCACGCCGCGATCGAATCCGGCACGGACTGACCCGGACGAACGGGACGCGAAAGCGCCGGGCGCGCGGCATCGAAGCCGTTCGCCCGGCGCTGTTCTTCATCCGGTCAGCCGCCGAGCTTCGACCGGCGTTCCGTCAGCTCGTCGACCAGACGGGTGATCTCGACCTGCCCGATCGCTTCGGCCAGCACGGCGACCGACGCGATGCTCTCGATCCGGTACTGGACCGGCACCCCGCCGGAGGCTCGCGATCGCGCCTCGGCATCCGCCTTCTTCTCCGCTTCGACGGACGAGAAGACGCTCCCGGCACCGCCGTTGACACAGCTGATCGAAGCCGAACCGTTCAACGGCAGACTGGCGCTTTCCCGGCAACTGCCCGCCGCGCGGCCACCGATGGTCACGTTCGCGGTCATCGTGGCGTTGACCTTGCCGCTGACCTTCCCACCGCTGCTCGCCGAGGCGGAGTTGGACACGTTCGCCGTCACCGTGCAGCCCGACGAGCCGCACGCGACCGTGGCCGCACCGTTCATGTCGAACCGCACACTGGTGTCGACGGCACCGGACAGCTTCTTGGTGTTCGCCGTCAGATCTTCGTAGACGGCGTCGGTCTCCTGCGGCGACAAAGCGTCCACATCGGACTCACCGAGGCCGGCGCCGGACGGGATCGGCGGCCGTGACTCCGAGCCGGGCATGGACGGTATCCCGCCGGGCATTTTCACGGAGTAGCGGAGAAGCCGGTGCGGTGCCTCCTTCGAGACGTACAGGTCACCCGCCGGCGTGCTCGCCTTGAGCGCCGGAACGTCCCGCACGGTCTCGTTCTGATCCCCGGGGATCTCGTCCGCCCGGTCCAGCGCCGCGCGCAGCCGGGCGGCGAGTTTCTCCGGGGACTCGAACTGCTGCAGAGCCGGGCCGAACAGCGCGTCCTCGCCGGTGATCCACCGGTCCTTGAGCTCGTCGGTCCCGCCCGCGTCCGCCATCGCCCCGGGCAGCATGCCGTCCGGCGCCTTGAAGTAGACCTTGCCGCCGACGACCAGGATGTCGATCTTCTTGCCCTGGAAGGACATCGTGCCGGACGTCTCACCGTGCGCGGTGGTCTTGACGTCCGTCTTGATCATCCCGCCGACCCCGGAGGTGCTGTTGCGGACGGCAGGCGCCGAAGAAAGCCCGGCGAGCGCCTGCTCGAAGGGTTCACGGTCCCCCTTCGACGGCCACAGGAGCCAGGTCGTCAGACCCGCGAGGAGCACCAGCACCAGTCCGGCGATCCCGCCGAACAGCAGCCACCGGGGTTTCCGGGCGGGCGGCCCCGGTACCGGTTGCGGGACCCAGCCCTGCGGCGGCGGCCACTGCGCGCCTCCGGGTGGGATTGTTTGCTCCACGTCGCCCTCCATCACTGTTCTCACCGGACGACCTCACGCTAGGGAGGAATGATGAAAACTTGATGAAACGCGATCCGACGAACCGGAAGGCCCTGCCGCGCCGGGCGGACGCGGCAGGGGAAGCCGGTTCAGCCCTTGCGCGCGAACGAGATCCGGTGCAGTCCGCCGGGCTGCTCGTCGGCCAGGTACAGCTCGCCGTTCTGGTCGGTGCCGAACGTGGTGGCGTCGAGCGGGAACTCGCCGATCCGGGCGCTTTCGTAGGTGCCGTCGGTCTTCTTGCGGACGGCCCAGGCCGTTCCCTGGCAGAAGTCGGTGGCGAGGTAGGTCCCGCCCGCCAGCGCCGCGTACTTCCTGCCGCGGTAGACATGCCCGCCGATCACCGCGCAGCCTTCCGCGCCGGAGATGTAGTGGAAGACCGGATCGGTGTAGGTCACGCCGTCCTTGCACCGTGTCTCGTCGAACACGACCGGCCCTTCTTTGCAGGACCAGCCGAAGTTCGCGCCGCCCTTGCCCTTGGCGAGGTGGTCGACCTCCTCGAACCGGCCCTGGCCGACGTCGCCGATCCACAGCGAACCGTCGGCCGGATCGAAGGAGAACCGCCACGGATTGCGGAGCCCGTACGACCAGATCTCCGGACGCGCGCCCGCGACGCCGACGAACGGATTGCCTGCTGGGACGCAGTACTTCAGCGGACGGCACGCGCGGTCGACGTCGATCCGCAGGATCTTGCCCAGCAACGTGTCCAGGCGCTGCCCGCTGGCTAGCGGATCGCCGCCTCCGCCACCGTCACCGATCCCCCAGTACAGATACCCGTCCTGGCCGAACGCCAGCTGGCCGCCGTTGTGGTTGGGGAACTCGGAATGCGGCTGGGTGATCAGCTCGGTGAGCTCGCCGGTGTCCAGCCGGACGCGGGACAGAGTCACCGCACTGTCGGCTTTGCGGGTGTACGCGACGTAAACCCGCCGGTCCTTGGCGATCGCCAACCCGAGCAGCCCGCGCTCGACGTCCGCGCCGTTCACCTTGGCGCTGATGTCCAGAACCGGCTTGGCGGCGAGCCCGGTCCGGGGATGGTAAGCCCGGACGACGCCTCTCTTCTCCACGATGAGGATCCGGCCGCTGCCGTCGTTCAGCGCGGTGATCGCGGTCGGGTTGACCAGCCCGGACGCGACCTTGGTCGCCGTGGCGGTCAGCTCGCCGAGCGGAACGCCCCGCGTCTCCCCGGGTTCCGCGCTGCTCATGGCCGGGAGCAGCGCACCCGCCAAAGCGAGCCCGGCCACCAGGGACAACCCCCGGCGGAAGTGCCGTCGCGTCATGAGGACTCCAATCGCCAGTGAATGGTCTGGTCCAATTCAACTGCGACCGGAGGAGCGGCGGTACCTCCATCCGCGAGCTTTCCGTCGGTTTCTTTCCGTCTTCAGGCAACGCCTCGGAGGGATGGAGTTGCGGCCGAGCACTCGTGGAATGGACACCATGCGCCCGCAAGCCTTCGGCGACACGCCGTTCCTGGCCGCCACATTCGAGGGAAACACTCGGATAGCGGTGTGGGATCCGACGCCCATACCGTTGGCTGGAGGGTCGAAATGGAGCCTGGGCCACCAGGAACCTAGCGTCGGACAACGATCGATCAGCTGTGCGGGCGGCGATGATCTGATGACCGAAGAAGATGACAGCCCCGGGGAACATATCGGGGCCACCGAGCATGGGGACGACCTCGGCTCACTGGACGACGAGCTGGTACGTCTCTACAACGACGGCGAGACGATCGAAGGTCTCGCGAAACGCTACGCGTTGAGCTATCACAAGGTACGCACCACCCTGCTGACCGCCGGTGTCACGCTCCGGCCGCCGAAAATCCAGCTCCCGCCCACACCTCCAGGCCTGGTCAACGCCTATCTGGCGGGCCGGAGCATCCGGCAGCTCGCCGACATTCACGGTATGAGTTACAACCAGACCCGCCGAATCCTTCTCGCCGAAGGCGTCACCCTGCGCCCACGAGGGCGACAGTAGTCACTCTTGCCGACTGTCACCCGAGGCGGGCTCTCCGGGCGGGCGGCGTCACGCCACGCCCGGAGAACCGAAGCTCTACTCACAGCGCATGACTTCTGCCGTCACGCAGAGTACACAATCCAGATGTAGCGTTCCATTACGCTGGCCTGGTCCTTTCCACTTCTCTTGATGTGC is from Amycolatopsis lurida and encodes:
- a CDS encoding fasciclin domain-containing protein; translation: MSKLRVAGIGFTAVTALALAACSSNDSASSGSSSSAPAPAPSSSMSAPMSSAASGDGVTTNADVFGPACSQLPQGSAPGSLDSMGPQPVASAASTNPLLTKLVAAVKATNLVDTLNSQQAITVFAPADPAFQALGDAKFTELAGKPDQLAPILQYHVVGKRYDAKGLESAKSVESLNTAGGPVKIEGSGENMTVNGAKVLCGNIPTKNATVFVIDKVLTPGTNKN
- a CDS encoding PQQ-dependent sugar dehydrogenase → MTRRHFRRGLSLVAGLALAGALLPAMSSAEPGETRGVPLGELTATATKVASGLVNPTAITALNDGSGRILIVEKRGVVRAYHPRTGLAAKPVLDISAKVNGADVERGLLGLAIAKDRRVYVAYTRKADSAVTLSRVRLDTGELTELITQPHSEFPNHNGGQLAFGQDGYLYWGIGDGGGGGDPLASGQRLDTLLGKILRIDVDRACRPLKYCVPAGNPFVGVAGARPEIWSYGLRNPWRFSFDPADGSLWIGDVGQGRFEEVDHLAKGKGGANFGWSCKEGPVVFDETRCKDGVTYTDPVFHYISGAEGCAVIGGHVYRGRKYAALAGGTYLATDFCQGTAWAVRKKTDGTYESARIGEFPLDATTFGTDQNGELYLADEQPGGLHRISFARKG
- a CDS encoding SON protein, whose translation is MEQTIPPGGAQWPPPQGWVPQPVPGPPARKPRWLLFGGIAGLVLVLLAGLTTWLLWPSKGDREPFEQALAGLSSAPAVRNSTSGVGGMIKTDVKTTAHGETSGTMSFQGKKIDILVVGGKVYFKAPDGMLPGAMADAGGTDELKDRWITGEDALFGPALQQFESPEKLAARLRAALDRADEIPGDQNETVRDVPALKASTPAGDLYVSKEAPHRLLRYSVKMPGGIPSMPGSESRPPIPSGAGLGESDVDALSPQETDAVYEDLTANTKKLSGAVDTSVRFDMNGAATVACGSSGCTVTANVSNSASASSGGKVSGKVNATMTANVTIGGRAAGSCRESASLPLNGSASISCVNGGAGSVFSSVEAEKKADAEARSRASGGVPVQYRIESIASVAVLAEAIGQVEITRLVDELTERRSKLGG
- a CDS encoding molybdopterin-dependent oxidoreductase — protein: MKTSRADREPRLPLFGAALIGVVALAAALAAGHLVAGFLSANASPYLAVGNGAIDLTPVELKDFAVRTFGVYDKLVLLGGMAVVMVLAAAVAGVVSRRSPVPGVVLIAAFGLLGGFAVSQRPDLSTVALLAPLASLIAGVGVFLWLHRLASARSRAEEESSGAAPSRRSVLLAGAGAVVAAGAAGAGGQLLAGTRDAESSRTAIGRLVPAKPAPPIPADADFAKLGTPTFLTSNRDFYRVDTALSVPQVRAEDWSLRLHGMVRNEKRFSYDEIRNRPLIERTITMTCVSNEVGGTYVSTANFIGVDLGDLLREAEVLPGAEQIFSTSVDGWTAGSPVVAALDPERGAMLAIGMNGEPLPVEHGFPARMVIPGLYGYVSATKWVKDLEITTWKARRAYWLDRGWGEQAPIKTQSRIDSPKGFETVPAGKVRVSGVAWAQHTGVERVEVRLGANGNWQPATLSREVGVNTWRMWWTEFEVPAGSHQVTVRAVDKSGYTQTDARAGTVPDGATGWHVISFTAR
- the argG gene encoding argininosuccinate synthase: MSKVLTSLPVGERVGIAFSGGLDTSVAVAWMREKGAVPCTYTADIGQYDEPDIASVPGRAKAYGAEIARAVDCKAALVEEGLAALACGAFHIRNGGRTYFNTTPLGRAVTGTLLVRAMLEDDVQIWGDGSTFKGNDIERFYRYGLLANPSLRIYKPWLDAAFVSELGGRKEMSEWLQAHGLPYRDSTEKAYSTDANIWGATHEAKSLEHLDTGIEIVNPIMGVRFWDPEVEIAPEDVTIGFEQGRPVTINGKEFATAVDLVLEANAIGGRHGLGMSDQIENRIIEAKSRGIYEAPGMALLHAAYERLVNAIHNEDTLASYHNEGRRLGRLMYEGRWLDPQAMMLRESLQRWVGAAVTGEVTLRLRRGEDYSILDTTGPFFSYHPDKLSMERTEDSAFGPVDRIGQLTMRNLDIADSRAKLEQYAGLGMVGGGHPTLIGAAQAASTGLIGAMDAGGAQAIASRGKASGEDELLDHAAIESGTD
- a CDS encoding helix-turn-helix domain-containing protein, coding for MDTMRPQAFGDTPFLAATFEGNTRIAVWDPTPIPLAGGSKWSLGHQEPSVGQRSISCAGGDDLMTEEDDSPGEHIGATEHGDDLGSLDDELVRLYNDGETIEGLAKRYALSYHKVRTTLLTAGVTLRPPKIQLPPTPPGLVNAYLAGRSIRQLADIHGMSYNQTRRILLAEGVTLRPRGRQ